The proteins below come from a single Bombyx mori chromosome 7, ASM3026992v2 genomic window:
- the LOC101740836 gene encoding ras association domain-containing protein 8 isoform X2 codes for MELKVWVEGIQRIVCGVTETTTCQDVVFALAHATGKVGRFTLIERWRNNERLLAPQEFPLKILMKWGEYSNDIQFILRRSEPGSSSKPSPPQLNSRSIGNSSHNTSNPNMLENRISPNRINAIPNYNNNVNNTSPGNPVGVVKGIQQSKTLESDSTGSKDVPPYREPPPPYRSPPPPTQALQKSPNRMRVLQGPHMSPVNLTEESTENRSPEAVSYNTQYRELVSLVNYQREKLSSQQVDLIKYDAEIGYWENKGREQERQVELLQQQISSADNQLRISTEQVQALTFVEEESEVVKQNEKTLRSEIVLMRSKLANCETELLQCKNKIRKLMEEIHNEQRIISSRQQENRQALERSMLAEMENLQSQIQQAKHATEINHLTAENLKREVGVLENAIMEKKRQVERLVQEMKEANLQSLTGSVDELRHPLDGLCKAGSARRIIGSPRQLENAAPTNKNPHGVWV; via the exons ATGGAGCTGAAGGTCTGGGTCGAGGGAATACAAAGAATCGTCTGTGGGGTCACCGAGACAACAACTTGTCAG GATGTAGTTTTCGCGTTAGCACACGCTACTGGTAAAGTCGGCAGATTCACTCTCATAGAACGATGGCGAAACAACGAGAGACTTCTGGCACCCCAAGAATTCCCACTGAAG ATTTTGATGAAGTGGGGAGAATACTCAAATGATATTCAATTTATATTGAGGAGATCTGAACCAGGCAGCAGCTCGAAGCCTTCACCACCACAGTTGAACTCCAGGTCTATTGGGAATAG CAGTCACAACACTTCTAATCCAAATATGCTGGAGAACAGAATTTCTCCAAATAGAATAAATGCTATAccaaattacaataataatgtcAACAACACTTCTCCTGGAAATCCTGTAGGAGTTGTAAAAGGGATTCAGCAATCAAAAACACTGGAATCTGATAGCACAGGATCAAAAGATGTACCCCCTTACAG GGAACCGCCCCCACCATATCGTTCTCCCCCACCTCCAACTCAAGCTCTCCAAAAATCTCCAAATCGTATGAGAGTTCTACAAGGCCCTCATATGTCACCTGTGAACTTAACTGAAGAATCCACCGAGAATCGAAGCCCTGAAGCAGTTAGTTACAACACACAGTACAGGGAACTTGTGTCGCTTGTTAACTATCAGAGAGAAAAGCTCTCTAGTCAGCAGGTTGATCTTATTAAG TATGATGCGGAAATTGGTTACTGGGAGAATAAAGGCAGAGAACAAGAACGTCAGGTTGAACTTTTGCAACAACAAATCAGCTCAGCTGACAATCAGCTGAGAATTAGTACAGAACAG GTACAGGCATTAACTTTTGTGGAAGAAGAAAGTGAGGTAGTCAAACAAAACGAAAAGACTTTAAGATCTGAGATAGTGTTGATGCGCTCTAAGCTTGCCAACTGTGAGACAGAACTTTTGCAATGtaagaataaaataagaaaattaatggAGGAAATACACAATGAACAGAGGATTATCAGTAGTCGACAGCAGGAAAACAG ACAAGCACTGGAGCGGTCAATGTTGGCTGAAATGGAAAACTTACAGAGTCAAATACAACAAGCTAAGCATGCTACAGAAATCAACCACCTAACTGCAGAGAATCTCAAACGAGAG gTGGGCGTCTTAGAAAATGCTATAATGGAGAAAAAGAGGCAAGTAGAGCGTTTAGTTCAAGAAATGAAAGAGGCAAATCTTCAAAGTTTAACCGGCAGCGTGGATGAGCTACGACACCCGTTAGATG GACTTTGCAAAGCTGGTAGCGCTCGTAGAATTATAGGATCTCCGAGGCAGCTTGAAAATGCAGCGCCTACAAACAAAAATCCACATGGTGTATGGGTGTAA
- the LOC101740836 gene encoding ras association domain-containing protein 8 isoform X1 translates to MELKVWVEGIQRIVCGVTETTTCQDVVFALAHATGKVGRFTLIERWRNNERLLAPQEFPLKILMKWGEYSNDIQFILRRSEPGSSSKPSPPQLNSRSIGNSSHNTSNPNMLENRISPNRINAIPNYNNNVNNTSPGNPVGVVKGIQQSKTLESDSTGSKDVPPYREPPPPYRSPPPPTQALQKSPNRMRVLQGPHMSPVNLTEESTENRSPEAVSYNTQYRELVSLVNYQREKLSSQQVDLIKYDAEIGYWENKGREQERQVELLQQQISSADNQLRISTEQVQALTFVEEESEVVKQNEKTLRSEIVLMRSKLANCETELLQCKNKIRKLMEEIHNEQRIISSRQQENRQALERSMLAEMENLQSQIQQAKHATEINHLTAENLKREVGVLENAIMEKKRQVERLVQEMKEANLQSLTGSVDELRHPLDGTLSSSSCFQTLIDIYRKLNESAYHTHSITLLRVNPGFATVYEV, encoded by the exons ATGGAGCTGAAGGTCTGGGTCGAGGGAATACAAAGAATCGTCTGTGGGGTCACCGAGACAACAACTTGTCAG GATGTAGTTTTCGCGTTAGCACACGCTACTGGTAAAGTCGGCAGATTCACTCTCATAGAACGATGGCGAAACAACGAGAGACTTCTGGCACCCCAAGAATTCCCACTGAAG ATTTTGATGAAGTGGGGAGAATACTCAAATGATATTCAATTTATATTGAGGAGATCTGAACCAGGCAGCAGCTCGAAGCCTTCACCACCACAGTTGAACTCCAGGTCTATTGGGAATAG CAGTCACAACACTTCTAATCCAAATATGCTGGAGAACAGAATTTCTCCAAATAGAATAAATGCTATAccaaattacaataataatgtcAACAACACTTCTCCTGGAAATCCTGTAGGAGTTGTAAAAGGGATTCAGCAATCAAAAACACTGGAATCTGATAGCACAGGATCAAAAGATGTACCCCCTTACAG GGAACCGCCCCCACCATATCGTTCTCCCCCACCTCCAACTCAAGCTCTCCAAAAATCTCCAAATCGTATGAGAGTTCTACAAGGCCCTCATATGTCACCTGTGAACTTAACTGAAGAATCCACCGAGAATCGAAGCCCTGAAGCAGTTAGTTACAACACACAGTACAGGGAACTTGTGTCGCTTGTTAACTATCAGAGAGAAAAGCTCTCTAGTCAGCAGGTTGATCTTATTAAG TATGATGCGGAAATTGGTTACTGGGAGAATAAAGGCAGAGAACAAGAACGTCAGGTTGAACTTTTGCAACAACAAATCAGCTCAGCTGACAATCAGCTGAGAATTAGTACAGAACAG GTACAGGCATTAACTTTTGTGGAAGAAGAAAGTGAGGTAGTCAAACAAAACGAAAAGACTTTAAGATCTGAGATAGTGTTGATGCGCTCTAAGCTTGCCAACTGTGAGACAGAACTTTTGCAATGtaagaataaaataagaaaattaatggAGGAAATACACAATGAACAGAGGATTATCAGTAGTCGACAGCAGGAAAACAG ACAAGCACTGGAGCGGTCAATGTTGGCTGAAATGGAAAACTTACAGAGTCAAATACAACAAGCTAAGCATGCTACAGAAATCAACCACCTAACTGCAGAGAATCTCAAACGAGAG gTGGGCGTCTTAGAAAATGCTATAATGGAGAAAAAGAGGCAAGTAGAGCGTTTAGTTCAAGAAATGAAAGAGGCAAATCTTCAAAGTTTAACCGGCAGCGTGGATGAGCTACGACACCCGTTAGATGGTACGCTTTCTTCGTCCTCCTGTTTTCAAACTCTCATCGATATTTATAGAAAACTAAACGAAAGTGCctaccacacacacagcatcacattgttgcgagttaacccgggtttcgccacagtctatGAAgtctga